The genomic region CTTTGCTGAAAATGAATCCGGAACCAACGCCAGTCACTTTCTGATCAGGAATCTCTCCAAAGAAACGCCTGAAGAAATCCTCAAACCCATAAGGGTCGGTTATTGAATATTTTCTGGTTGCTTCGACGTCCACTTTTACTACTGCTGGTCCTGCTGCTTGGACTACGTTGACTACTGGACTCTCGTAGCCTTCATTAACCAGGGCCAGAGAAGCCACTGATAACAGAACAACAACAACAACTAGAAGTACTTTCCTCATAACTCTGACCTCCTTCTTCGATTTGGCTACTCCGGTATATAGTTTGACTGATCGCTCGAATTCATTGTTCAAAAAATGAGAAGGTGATATACTGATAAAGTTATATTTATTCAGGGGTGAGTCTGTTGCAGTGGTTGTTTGTTCTGATTGTTTTCGTTGTTGCGTATTATCTCATTATTTCAGGGAAATTCAATAGGTCCACAGTTGCCTTCGCTGCGGGAATCATAATACTTCTGTCAAAGGTAATTCCCAACTTCGATATGAAGGAGCTTGGTTATCTTGTAGATTTCAATACAATAAGTATCCTCATCGGCATGATGATTGTTGTCGGTACACTAAGAACAACGGGTTTCTTCGAATTCGTTGCAGTGCATGTTGTAAGAGTTTCTAAGGGAAACGTAAGGGTTCTTCTGATATTTTTCATGGTTACGATTGCTCTTTTCTCTGCTTTTCTTGACAACGTCACCACGATACTCCTCTTTGCGCCGATAATTTTCCTTGTTGCCGACGCTCTTGAAGTCTCGCCTAGAATGTTTTTGCTGGGAGGAGTTCTTTCAGCAAACATAGGTGGGACCGCGACCTTAATCGGAGATCCACCAAACATCCTGATCGGTTCCGCAAGTGGATTTGGTTTCATGGATTTTCTCAGAATAGATGGGCCAATAACTCTCATTGCCCTTCTAATAACAGTTATCTACCTCGATAGAAAGGTCTTCAAAGATTACAGATCAATGGGAGACAAACTGAAGAGGCTCGCCAGTATGGATCCCAACAAGGCTATTGTCTCGAAATCGGCTCTCTATAAATCACTTGCTGTGTTTTTTGGAATCATTGCAGGTTTTCTTCTCCATGGTTTGATAGGAGTCGAGCCTTCTCTCGTTGCTCTTGCAGGTGCTGCCGCGGCGATGATTCTGAATGGGAAAAGTTTTTCCAGTCTGTCTGAGGATATCGAATGGGATACGATCTTCTTCTTCATGGGGCTCTTTGTACTAGCATTTGCCCTAAAAGAGGTTGGTATTACTTCCTTCATCTCTGGTCTTCTTGGTACACTCTCGGGTAATAAGTTGGTACTGTTTCTGACCCTTTACTGGTTGTCGGCATTAATGGGTGGCTTCATCGGCGCGGTTCCTGCAGTCACTTTTATGATTCCCATTATACAGGGAATGACGTCAAATTACGGTGTTCCTTCCGAGATTTGGTGGGTAATCTCAATCTCGGCCTGTCTTGGAGGAAGTTTTTCGATTGCCGGTGCAGCCGCAAATATGGTTGGAGTAGGGCTGATAGAAAAACATTCAAAGGAGAGTCTCACATACGGGGATTTTCTTCGATTTTCAATGCCCGTGACGATTATGACGCTTGTTGCCGGTACCGCATATATTCTCTTTAGATTCTCTCTTTAAATCCACCTTTTTCGTGAGAAGATCTTTTTGCTCTCTTCTTCCAGAGGTTGATCTCTCCACGAAGATTTCGTCTCCATCTTCCGAATCAATTCCTGTGTAGTACATAGCCGTGGAGTATGTTGCGGGTGTAGGTGTAAATATCTGAACCTGCTCTGGATTGTAATGCATTTCCTTGCTCACGAATTTCTTCAGTTCGATCATATCCTGTATCGTGCAACCCGGATGAGCAGCAATAAAATATCCTATAGTGAATCTATTTCTGCTTGAGATAAGACTTACTTCTCTCAAGAAGTCGCGGAGCACCTCTTCTGATGGTTTTCCCATCTGCTTCAGTACATGATCAACAGAATGTTCGGGTGCCATTTCAGTTGTCCTGAGGTGTGATTTTCGATCAATTCTTTTAGGAAAGCCCTACCGGATTTTTCATCTTTTAGAATGAGATC from Mesotoga infera harbors:
- a CDS encoding serine protease; the protein is MRKVLLVVVVVLLSVASLALVNEGYESPVVNVVQAAGPAVVKVDVEATRKYSITDPYGFEDFFRRFFGEIPDQKVTGVGSGFIFSK
- a CDS encoding citrate transporter, whose protein sequence is MQWLFVLIVFVVAYYLIISGKFNRSTVAFAAGIIILLSKVIPNFDMKELGYLVDFNTISILIGMMIVVGTLRTTGFFEFVAVHVVRVSKGNVRVLLIFFMVTIALFSAFLDNVTTILLFAPIIFLVADALEVSPRMFLLGGVLSANIGGTATLIGDPPNILIGSASGFGFMDFLRIDGPITLIALLITVIYLDRKVFKDYRSMGDKLKRLASMDPNKAIVSKSALYKSLAVFFGIIAGFLLHGLIGVEPSLVALAGAAAAMILNGKSFSSLSEDIEWDTIFFFMGLFVLAFALKEVGITSFISGLLGTLSGNKLVLFLTLYWLSALMGGFIGAVPAVTFMIPIIQGMTSNYGVPSEIWWVISISACLGGSFSIAGAAANMVGVGLIEKHSKESLTYGDFLRFSMPVTIMTLVAGTAYILFRFSL